The Chlorocebus sabaeus isolate Y175 chromosome 16, mChlSab1.0.hap1, whole genome shotgun sequence genome window below encodes:
- the ZNF286A gene encoding zinc finger protein 286A isoform X2, with translation MRDSELAKEVRTLCEARDGSSVVPGLSPFPREKHRRGRSDCSAPHGQIPGLPVSKPENYNLENGKEPLKLERKTPKSSYSDVETRPQSKDSTSVQDFSKAESCKVALIDRLTRNSVYDSNLEAALECENWLENQPGNQERHLREMFTHMNSLSEETDHEHDVCWKSFNQKSVLITEDRVPKGSYAFHTLEKRLKQKSNLMKKQKSYKEKKPHKCNDCGELFTYHSVLIRHQRVHTGEKPYTCNECGKCFSHRANLTKHQRTHTRILFECSECKKTFTESSSLATHQRIHVGERPYECNECGKGFNRSTHLVQHQLIHTGVKPYECNECDKAFIHSSALIKHQRTHTGEKPYKCQECGKAFSHCSSLTKHQRVHTGEKPYECSECGKTFSQSTHLVQHQRIHTGEKPYECNECGKTFSRSSNFAKHQRIHIGKKPYKCSECGKAFIHSSALIQHQRTHTGEKPFRCNECGKSFKCSSSLIRHQRVHTEEQP, from the exons CTCTGTCGTCCCAGGACTCTCCCCATTTCCAAGAGAAAAGCACAGAAGAGGGAGAAGTGACTGCTCTGCGCCTCACGGCCAGATCCCAG ggCTTCCAGTTTCCAAACCTGAGAACTACAACTTGGAGAATGGAAAAGAACCATTGAAGCTTGAGAGAAAAACCCCCAAAAGCAGCTATTCAG ACGTGGAGACTAGACCACAGAGCAAGGATTCAACTTCAGTGCAAGATTTTTCCAAAGCAGAATCATGCAAAGTTGCACTAATAGACAGACTGACACGGAATAGTGTCTATGACTCCAACTTGGAAGCAGCTCTTGAATGTGAAAATTGGTTAGAGAATCAGCCAGGAAATCAGGAGAGACATTTGAGGGAAATGTTCACTCACATGAATTCACTCTCTGAGGAAACAGACCATGAGCATGATGTATGCTGGAAAAGCTTCAATCAGAAATCTGTCCTTATCACTGAAGACAGAGTTCCCAAAGGATCTTATGCCTTTCATACACTTGAAAAAAGgttgaaacaaaaatcaaacttaatgaaaaagcagaaaagttataaagagaaaaaacctCATAAGTGTAATGACTGTGGTGAGCTCTTCACCTACCATTCAGTGCTTATTCGACACCAGAGAgtccatactggagagaaaccctatacctgcaatgaatgtgggaaatGTTTTAGCCACAGAGCTAATTTAACTAAACACCAGAGAACTCATACTAGAATTCTCTTTGAATGCAGTGAATGCAAGAAAACCTTCACAGAAAGCTCATCCCTTGCAACACATCAGAGAATTCACGTTGGAGAGAGACCTTATGAatgcaatgaatgtgggaaagGTTTTAATCGAAGTACACATCTTGTGCAGCATCAGTTGATTCATACTGGAGTGAAGCCTTATGAATGTAACGAATGTGATAaagcttttattcattcatcagcaCTCATTAAACATCAAagaactcatactggagagaaaccttataaatgtcaagaatgtgggaaagcctttagccATTGCTCATCCCTAACTAAGCATCAGagagttcatactggagaaaagccatatgaatgcagtgaatgtggaaaaACTTTTAGTCAGAGCACACATCTTGTtcaacatcagagaattcatactggagagaaaccctatgagtgtaatgaatgtgggaaaaccTTCAGCCGGAGCTCCAATTTTGCTAAACATCAAAGAATTCATATTGGAAAGAAACCGTACAAATGTAGTGAGTGTGGAAaagccttcattcattcatcagctcTTATTCAACATCAGAGAACTCATACCGGAGAGAAACCCTTTAGATGTAATGAGTGTGGGAAAAGCTTTAAGTGCAGTTCATCTCTCATCAGACATCAAAGAGTTCACACTGAAGAGCAACCCTGA